Below is a window of Halomonas sp. Bachu 37 DNA.
CGCATGGTGACCATAGAATATACCCTGATCAAGGACGTCAACGACCAGCGCGAACATGCCGAGCAGCTGGCCGCCCTGCTCCAGGAATTGCCGTGCAAGATCAACTTGATCCCTTTCAATCCGTTTCCGCATTCGGGGTATGAAAAACCCTCGCGCAACCAGACCATGCGTTTCCAGCAATGGCTTTACGATCTCGAGTACAACGCCACCATCCGTTCGACCCGTGGCGACGATATCGATGCCGCTTGCGGCCAGTTGGTGGGAAGAGTCAAGGACCGCACCAAGCGTCATGCGCGATATATCCAATCCATTCAAATCGATGCAGACTGATCGCGCCGATTCCTTGACTTCCACAGGTCACGGCGCTTTGATGGACAGGCTTTTTCTTCACTGAAATTTCGTCCCATGCGTGGTGTCGTCAGCACTGCAAGGTTATCCGGCTGATGGCCTGAACTCGACGCCGAGAGGAGCTACATGATCTGTCGCCGCTGTATTCCCGTGAGCCTACGACGGGTGCCCTTGTTGACCACCCTGCTAGGGGCTATGTGGTTGGCAGGCTGCGCCACTCCGGCGAACATCGGCGCTCAGCAGACCGACTCCAGCGCGGCGGAAGCCTACACCCGACTGGGAGTCGCTTACCTCGAACGCGATAACCTGCCACGTGCGATGAACGCTCTCGATCGCGCCCTGGAGATAGCTCCATCCCATGCGGAAGCCCTGCAAGCCCTGGCGCTGGTCTATCAGCGTCAAGGCGAGAATGGCTTGGCCGACGAACATTTCCGGCAAGCAATGAAAGCGGACCCCGGCTTTACCCGGGCGCGCAACAACTACGCGGCTTTCCTCTATGAGCAAAATGAAATCGCCCGGGCTTGCGAGCAGCTGGAATACGCCTCGCGGGATGCGCAATACGCCAATCGTGCCCAACTTTTCGCCAATCTCGGCCAGTGCTACCTGGAATTGGGTAACATGGAGGCGGCTCGTGCCAGTCTGGAGCGAGCCTCGAACATTGATCCACGCAATCCACGCAGTTATTTCATGTTAGCCGAACTCGAATATTCACAGGGCCATTACCAACGCGCGTGGCCGCCGTTGCAGTCTTTTCTGCGCCTGGCAGGGCCCAG
It encodes the following:
- the pilW gene encoding type IV pilus biogenesis/stability protein PilW gives rise to the protein MICRRCIPVSLRRVPLLTTLLGAMWLAGCATPANIGAQQTDSSAAEAYTRLGVAYLERDNLPRAMNALDRALEIAPSHAEALQALALVYQRQGENGLADEHFRQAMKADPGFTRARNNYAAFLYEQNEIARACEQLEYASRDAQYANRAQLFANLGQCYLELGNMEAARASLERASNIDPRNPRSYFMLAELEYSQGHYQRAWPPLQSFLRLAGPSREALSMAIDIADAEGDQSRAADLRRQRDTL